The following coding sequences lie in one Burkholderia cepacia genomic window:
- a CDS encoding nuclear transport factor 2 family protein encodes MAKVVDAIRALERDRFRAMVDGDGEALGALLSDKVFFVHTNGKRETKQQFIDAIVAGRRRYRQIEIQSQDVLPVGGETCIVTGRALIEMETNNGGLVFPIAYTCVHTEEQGRWCLLAWQATRCATET; translated from the coding sequence ATGGCGAAGGTGGTCGATGCGATCCGCGCGCTCGAGCGCGATCGGTTCCGGGCGATGGTGGACGGGGACGGTGAGGCGCTCGGCGCGCTGCTGTCGGACAAGGTGTTCTTCGTGCACACCAACGGCAAACGTGAAACCAAGCAGCAGTTCATCGATGCCATCGTCGCCGGCCGCCGCCGCTATCGCCAGATCGAAATCCAGTCGCAGGACGTCCTGCCGGTCGGCGGCGAAACCTGCATCGTCACCGGGCGCGCGTTGATCGAGATGGAAACGAACAACGGCGGCCTGGTCTTTCCGATTGCCTATACGTGCGTCCATACCGAGGAGCAGGGGCGCTGGTGCCTGCTCGCGTGGCAGGCGACGCGGTGCGCGACCGAGACATGA
- the hisC gene encoding histidinol-phosphate transaminase produces MSRYWSDVVQQLVPYVPGEQPALAHPVKLNTNENPYPPSPRVVAAIARELGTTGDTLRRYPDPVARALRETVAAHHRIKPEQVFVGNGSDEVLAHTFQALLKHDRPLRFPDITYSFYPTYARLYGIETTIVPLAEDFSIRVEDYLDDAGGVLFPNPNAPTGRALPLADVERIAAANPSSVVVIDEAYVDFGAQSAITLIDRHPNLLVVHTTSKARSLAGMRVGFAFGDAALIDALNRVKDSFNSYPLDRLAQVAAQAAYEDIDYFDATCRRVVDSRTRLTHALDTLGFDIVPSAANFVFARHPAHDAGTIAAKLKEREIFVRHFRLPRIDQHLRITVGTDAECDALVAALRELLA; encoded by the coding sequence GTGAGCCGTTACTGGAGCGACGTCGTTCAGCAACTCGTGCCTTACGTGCCGGGCGAGCAGCCCGCACTCGCGCACCCCGTCAAGCTGAACACCAACGAGAATCCCTATCCGCCGTCGCCACGCGTCGTCGCGGCGATCGCACGCGAACTCGGCACGACCGGCGACACGCTGCGCCGCTATCCCGACCCGGTCGCGCGTGCGCTGCGCGAGACGGTCGCGGCCCATCACCGCATCAAGCCCGAGCAGGTGTTCGTCGGCAACGGCTCCGACGAGGTGCTCGCGCACACGTTCCAGGCGCTGCTGAAGCACGACCGGCCGCTGCGCTTTCCGGACATCACGTACAGCTTCTATCCGACCTACGCGCGCCTGTACGGCATCGAGACCACGATCGTGCCGCTCGCGGAAGACTTCTCGATCCGCGTCGAAGACTATCTCGACGACGCCGGAGGCGTGCTGTTTCCGAATCCGAATGCGCCGACCGGGCGCGCGCTGCCGCTCGCGGACGTCGAGCGGATCGCGGCCGCGAATCCGTCGTCGGTCGTCGTGATCGACGAGGCGTACGTCGATTTCGGTGCGCAGTCGGCGATTACGTTGATCGACCGTCATCCGAATCTGCTCGTCGTGCACACGACGTCGAAGGCGCGCTCGCTCGCGGGCATGCGCGTCGGCTTCGCGTTCGGCGACGCGGCGCTGATCGACGCGCTGAACCGGGTGAAGGACAGCTTCAACTCGTATCCGCTCGACCGGCTCGCGCAGGTCGCGGCGCAGGCCGCGTATGAAGACATCGACTATTTCGACGCGACCTGCCGGCGCGTGGTCGACAGCCGGACGCGGCTCACGCATGCGCTCGACACGCTCGGCTTCGACATCGTGCCGTCGGCCGCGAATTTCGTGTTCGCGCGCCATCCCGCGCACGATGCAGGCACGATCGCGGCGAAACTGAAGGAACGGGAAATTTTCGTGCGGCACTTCCGGCTGCCGCGGATCGACCAGCACCTGCGCATCACGGTCGGCACCGACGCCGAATGCGACGCGCTCGTCGCGGCGTTGCGCGAGTTGCTGGCCTGA
- a CDS encoding YfhL family 4Fe-4S dicluster ferredoxin has product MALMITDECINCDVCEPECPNGAISMGPDIYVIDPNKCTECVGHFDEPQCQQVCPVECIPRDPQHDESHAQLMEKYHALIAVKGDDAS; this is encoded by the coding sequence ATGGCTTTGATGATTACCGACGAGTGCATCAATTGCGACGTGTGCGAGCCCGAGTGCCCGAACGGCGCGATTTCGATGGGCCCGGACATTTACGTGATCGACCCGAACAAGTGCACCGAGTGCGTCGGCCATTTCGACGAACCGCAGTGCCAGCAGGTGTGTCCGGTCGAATGCATTCCGCGCGATCCGCAGCATGACGAATCGCACGCGCAATTGATGGAGAAGTATCACGCGTTGATCGCCGTGAAGGGCGACGACGCGTCGTGA
- a CDS encoding acyloxyacyl hydrolase: MNNKKNRRPRSRLALHALLAASLLGGSGAAFADRWGIQAGGGFSDRRGIDKGDLGVVWDPGWNWWQVGGWHFAFVVEGHVGYWHTGGNVHGSIGEFGVTPMFRFIKSAGEIRPFIEAGGGVRLLTHPTISNNFSLSTAFQFAPTAGVGVQFGQRQQYQVGYRFEHVSNAGIKEPNPGINFHQFYVQYNF; the protein is encoded by the coding sequence ATGAACAATAAGAAGAATCGCCGGCCCCGCAGCCGGCTTGCGCTGCATGCGTTACTGGCGGCGTCACTTCTGGGCGGATCGGGTGCGGCGTTCGCGGATCGATGGGGGATCCAGGCGGGCGGCGGGTTTTCGGATCGTCGCGGAATCGACAAGGGCGATCTCGGCGTTGTATGGGATCCGGGCTGGAACTGGTGGCAGGTCGGTGGCTGGCACTTCGCGTTCGTCGTCGAAGGGCACGTCGGCTACTGGCACACGGGCGGCAACGTCCACGGCAGCATCGGCGAATTCGGTGTGACGCCGATGTTCCGCTTCATCAAGAGCGCGGGGGAGATTCGTCCGTTCATCGAGGCGGGCGGCGGCGTCCGGCTTCTGACTCATCCGACGATTTCGAACAATTTCTCGCTGTCGACCGCGTTCCAGTTCGCACCGACCGCGGGCGTCGGCGTGCAGTTCGGCCAACGGCAACAGTATCAGGTCGGCTACCGTTTTGAACATGTGTCTAACGCGGGTATCAAAGAGCCGAATCCTGGTATAAATTTCCACCAGTTCTACGTGCAATACAACTTCTGA
- the coaD gene encoding pantetheine-phosphate adenylyltransferase, with the protein MVVAVYPGTFDPLTRGHEDLVRRASSIFDTLVVGVADSRAKKPFFSLEERLTIANEVLGHYPNVKVMSFTGLLKDFVRTNNARVIVRGLRAVSDFEYEFQMAGMNRYLLPDVETMFMTPSDQYQFISGTIVREIAQLGGDVSKFVFPSVEKWLTEKVTAMGGPAA; encoded by the coding sequence ATGGTAGTCGCCGTGTATCCCGGTACGTTCGATCCGCTGACACGCGGGCACGAAGACCTCGTGCGGCGTGCGTCGAGCATTTTTGATACGCTGGTTGTGGGCGTCGCCGACAGCCGCGCGAAAAAGCCGTTCTTCTCGCTCGAAGAACGTCTGACGATTGCGAACGAGGTGCTCGGCCATTATCCGAACGTGAAGGTGATGAGTTTCACCGGCCTCCTGAAGGATTTCGTCCGGACCAACAATGCACGCGTGATCGTGCGCGGCCTGCGTGCCGTGTCCGATTTCGAATATGAGTTCCAGATGGCAGGGATGAACCGCTACCTGCTGCCCGACGTCGAGACGATGTTCATGACGCCGTCCGATCAGTACCAGTTCATCTCGGGGACGATCGTGCGCGAAATCGCGCAGTTGGGCGGCGATGTCAGCAAGTTCGTGTTCCCGTCCGTCGAGAAGTGGCTGACCGAGAAAGTGACGGCGATGGGAGGCCCTGCCGCGTAA
- the ybiB gene encoding DNA-binding protein YbiB, translating into MTASLDPATVPFPCARFIKEIGRGPHGARALSAEDTFELYRAMLDARVSDVELGAILIAYRLKGESADELAAMLAAAQTSFEPVRVQDAAFRPVAIPSYNGARKQPNLVPLLALLLAREGVPVLVHGVARDPGRVTSAEIFSALSLAPSTSHDAIEDTLAERRVAFAPIEVLAPRIAHLLSMRSVLGVRNSTHTLVKILQPFAPAGLRLVNYTHPPYRDSLAQLFRDHPDAALGGALLARGTEGEAVADTRRQVQVDWLHDGVCDTLIEAERSSSDAPPVALPESRDAATTAAWTDAVLRGEVPVPDTVARQVATIVQIARIAR; encoded by the coding sequence ATGACCGCTTCCCTCGATCCCGCCACCGTTCCGTTCCCGTGCGCCCGCTTCATCAAGGAAATCGGCCGCGGCCCGCACGGCGCGCGCGCGCTGTCCGCCGAGGACACGTTCGAGCTGTATCGCGCGATGCTCGACGCACGCGTGTCGGACGTCGAACTCGGCGCGATCCTGATCGCCTATCGGCTGAAGGGCGAATCCGCCGACGAACTGGCCGCGATGCTCGCCGCCGCGCAAACGTCGTTCGAGCCCGTGCGCGTGCAGGACGCCGCGTTCCGCCCCGTGGCAATCCCGAGCTACAACGGTGCACGCAAGCAGCCGAACCTCGTGCCGCTGCTCGCGCTGCTGCTCGCGCGCGAAGGCGTGCCGGTGCTCGTGCACGGTGTGGCGCGCGATCCGGGCCGCGTGACGAGCGCGGAGATCTTTTCCGCGCTGTCGCTCGCGCCGTCGACGTCGCACGATGCGATCGAGGACACGCTGGCCGAGCGCCGCGTCGCATTCGCGCCGATCGAAGTCCTGGCGCCGCGGATTGCACACCTGCTGTCGATGCGCAGCGTACTCGGCGTGCGCAACTCGACGCACACGCTCGTGAAAATCCTGCAACCGTTCGCTCCGGCCGGCCTGCGGCTCGTCAACTACACGCATCCGCCGTACCGCGACAGCCTCGCGCAATTGTTCCGCGATCATCCGGACGCCGCGCTCGGCGGCGCGCTGCTCGCGCGCGGCACCGAGGGCGAAGCCGTCGCCGACACGCGGCGCCAGGTGCAGGTCGACTGGCTGCACGACGGCGTGTGCGACACGCTGATCGAGGCCGAACGTTCGTCGTCCGATGCGCCGCCCGTCGCGCTGCCCGAATCGCGCGATGCGGCGACCACGGCCGCGTGGACGGACGCCGTGCTGCGCGGCGAGGTGCCGGTGCCGGACACCGTTGCGCGGCAGGTCGCGACGATCGTGCAGATCGCCCGTATCGCGCGCTGA
- a CDS encoding 50S ribosomal protein L25/general stress protein Ctc — protein sequence MKVVAFERQEQGTGASRRLRNAGKTTGIVYGGEAAPQKIELDHNALWHALKKEAFHSSILDLEVAGASQQVLLRDVQYHPFKQLVLHVDFQRVDAKKKLHTKAPLHFLNAEVSPAVKLSSAIVSHVATEIEIECLPADLPEFLEVDLSKIEAGQSLHAKDITLPKGVALVSHVEAENPVVASATIPAGAVSDAAEGETPAA from the coding sequence ATGAAAGTCGTCGCTTTCGAGCGCCAAGAGCAAGGTACGGGTGCGAGCCGCCGCCTGCGCAACGCTGGTAAGACCACGGGTATCGTTTACGGTGGCGAAGCAGCCCCGCAAAAGATCGAACTCGATCACAACGCCCTGTGGCACGCCCTGAAGAAGGAAGCTTTCCACTCGTCGATCCTCGACCTCGAAGTCGCTGGCGCATCGCAACAGGTTCTGCTGCGCGACGTGCAATACCACCCGTTCAAGCAACTGGTGCTGCACGTGGACTTCCAGCGCGTTGACGCGAAGAAGAAGCTGCACACGAAGGCACCGTTGCACTTCCTGAACGCAGAAGTCAGCCCGGCCGTGAAGCTGTCGAGCGCGATCGTTTCGCACGTCGCGACGGAAATCGAAATCGAGTGCCTGCCGGCTGACCTGCCGGAGTTCCTCGAAGTCGACCTGTCGAAGATCGAAGCCGGTCAATCGCTGCACGCTAAGGACATCACGCTGCCGAAGGGCGTCGCGCTGGTCTCGCACGTCGAAGCGGAAAACCCGGTTGTCGCATCGGCGACGATCCCGGCTGGTGCCGTGTCGGACGCAGCCGAAGGCGAAACGCCGGCTGCCTAA
- the pth gene encoding aminoacyl-tRNA hydrolase, producing the protein MIKLIVGLGNPGAEYTATRHNAGFWLIDQLAREAGTTLRDERRFHGFYAKARLHGEEVHLLEPQTYMNRSGQSVVALAQFFKILPDQILVAHDELDLPPGTVKLKLGGGSGGHNGLKDITAHLSSQQYWRLRIGIGHPRDLIPESARAGAKPDVANFVLKPPRREEQDVIDASIERALAVMPMVVKGELDRATMQLHRN; encoded by the coding sequence ATGATCAAACTGATCGTCGGCCTCGGCAATCCCGGGGCGGAATACACCGCGACGCGCCACAACGCCGGCTTCTGGCTGATCGACCAGCTCGCCCGCGAAGCCGGCACGACGCTGCGCGACGAACGCCGCTTCCACGGCTTCTACGCGAAAGCGCGCCTGCACGGCGAGGAAGTCCATCTGCTCGAGCCGCAGACCTACATGAACCGCTCCGGCCAGTCGGTCGTCGCGCTTGCTCAATTCTTCAAGATCCTGCCCGACCAGATCCTCGTCGCACACGACGAGCTCGACCTGCCGCCCGGCACCGTGAAGCTGAAGCTCGGCGGCGGCAGCGGCGGCCACAACGGCCTGAAGGACATCACCGCGCACTTGTCGTCGCAGCAATACTGGCGGCTGCGGATCGGCATCGGCCATCCGCGCGACCTGATTCCGGAAAGCGCACGCGCCGGCGCGAAGCCCGATGTCGCGAATTTCGTGTTGAAGCCGCCGCGTCGCGAAGAGCAGGACGTGATCGACGCGTCGATCGAACGCGCGCTCGCCGTGATGCCGATGGTCGTCAAGGGCGAACTCGACCGCGCGACGATGCAGCTGCATCGCAACTGA
- the rsmD gene encoding 16S rRNA (guanine(966)-N(2))-methyltransferase RsmD — protein sequence MSRSSSGRPAAPPARGKPHTIRIIGGDWKRTPLAVLDLDGLRPTPDRVRETLFNWLGQDLEGRRCLDLFAGTGALGFEAASRGAASVVMVERHPRAAQQLRAIKDKLGARAVEVAEADALRLAAGLTPGAFDVVFLDPPFGESAVLDRAIALAAPLVAAGGALYVETGAELDPAAHEALAGWQVEKHGKAGAVHYHLLRRENDE from the coding sequence ATGTCCCGTTCCTCTTCCGGCCGCCCGGCGGCCCCTCCTGCCCGCGGCAAGCCGCACACGATCCGCATCATCGGCGGCGACTGGAAGCGCACGCCGCTCGCGGTGCTCGATCTCGACGGCCTGCGGCCGACGCCCGATCGCGTGCGCGAGACGCTGTTCAACTGGCTCGGCCAGGATCTCGAAGGCCGCCGTTGCCTCGACCTGTTCGCGGGCACCGGCGCGCTCGGCTTCGAGGCGGCATCGCGCGGCGCGGCGAGCGTCGTGATGGTCGAACGCCACCCGCGCGCCGCGCAGCAGCTGCGGGCGATCAAGGACAAGCTCGGCGCGCGCGCGGTCGAAGTTGCGGAGGCCGACGCGCTGCGGCTCGCGGCCGGGCTCACGCCGGGTGCGTTCGACGTGGTGTTCCTCGATCCGCCGTTCGGTGAGTCGGCCGTGCTCGATCGTGCGATCGCGCTGGCGGCGCCGCTCGTCGCGGCGGGCGGTGCGCTTTACGTCGAAACGGGGGCGGAACTCGACCCCGCCGCGCACGAGGCGCTCGCAGGCTGGCAGGTGGAGAAGCACGGCAAGGCAGGTGCGGTTCACTATCATTTGCTGCGGCGCGAAAATGATGAATAA
- the leuA gene encoding 2-isopropylmalate synthase yields MQRNPQDKYRPFEPVRLNGRKWPSRTIERAPVWMSTDLRDGNQSLIEPMSIEQKLEFFEMLVAIGFKEIEVGFPSASQTDFDFVRKLIDDKRIPDDVTIEVLVQAREDLIARTFDALEGVPRAIVHLYNAVCPSFRRIVFGMSKHDVKALAIDGTRIIKEHAAARPDTQWTFQYSPETFSMTELTFAREICDAVAQTWRPTRDHKMIVNLPATVEAASPNVFADQIEWMDRNLAYRDSIVLSVHPHNDRGTAVAAAELALLAGADRIEGCLFGNGERTGNVDLVTLALNLYTQGIDPGLDFSDIDAVRRVVERCNQIPVHPRHPYAGDLVFTAFSGSHQDAIRKGFAQQRPDAVWEVPYLPIDPADLGRSYDAVIRVNSQSGKGGATFLLERGMGFTPTRRVQIEFSHAVQTLADASGEEVTGDAICALFAREFFETDGPAARHGSGARWQNREIAAAAPAANAMPEDTARRFAAAFAAAAGAAIDVASCESVRTTDGRFAVSVGCRVGDAPLRHGVGLHADAASAALDAVVSAINRSAWHCTDRRAAA; encoded by the coding sequence ATGCAACGCAATCCGCAAGACAAGTACCGTCCGTTCGAGCCCGTCCGCCTCAATGGCCGCAAATGGCCATCGCGCACCATCGAGCGCGCGCCCGTGTGGATGAGCACCGACCTGCGCGACGGCAACCAGTCGCTGATCGAGCCGATGAGCATCGAGCAGAAGCTCGAATTCTTCGAGATGCTGGTTGCGATCGGGTTCAAGGAGATCGAAGTCGGTTTTCCGTCGGCGTCGCAAACCGACTTCGATTTCGTCCGCAAGCTGATCGACGACAAGCGGATTCCCGACGACGTGACGATCGAGGTGCTCGTGCAGGCGCGCGAAGACCTGATCGCCCGCACGTTCGACGCGCTCGAAGGCGTGCCGCGCGCGATCGTGCACCTCTACAACGCGGTCTGCCCGTCGTTCCGCCGCATCGTGTTCGGGATGTCGAAACACGACGTGAAGGCGCTCGCGATCGACGGCACGCGCATCATCAAGGAACACGCGGCCGCGCGCCCCGACACGCAGTGGACCTTCCAGTACTCGCCGGAAACCTTCAGCATGACCGAGCTGACGTTCGCACGCGAGATCTGCGACGCGGTCGCGCAGACGTGGCGCCCGACCCGCGACCACAAGATGATCGTCAACCTGCCGGCCACGGTCGAAGCCGCGAGCCCGAACGTGTTCGCCGACCAGATCGAATGGATGGACCGCAACCTCGCGTATCGCGACAGCATCGTGCTGTCGGTGCATCCGCACAACGATCGCGGCACCGCGGTCGCGGCAGCCGAACTCGCGCTGCTCGCGGGCGCCGACCGCATCGAGGGCTGCCTGTTCGGCAACGGCGAGCGCACCGGCAACGTCGACCTCGTCACGCTCGCGCTGAACCTCTACACGCAGGGCATCGACCCGGGCCTCGACTTCTCCGACATCGACGCGGTGCGCCGCGTCGTCGAGCGCTGCAACCAGATTCCCGTGCATCCGCGCCACCCGTACGCGGGCGACCTCGTGTTCACCGCGTTCTCGGGCTCGCACCAGGACGCGATCCGCAAGGGCTTCGCTCAGCAGCGCCCCGACGCGGTCTGGGAAGTGCCGTACCTGCCGATCGACCCGGCCGACCTCGGCCGCAGCTATGACGCGGTGATCCGCGTGAACAGCCAGTCCGGCAAGGGCGGCGCGACGTTCCTGCTCGAACGCGGAATGGGCTTCACGCCGACCCGACGCGTGCAGATCGAATTCAGCCACGCGGTGCAGACGCTCGCCGACGCGTCCGGCGAGGAAGTGACGGGCGATGCGATCTGCGCGCTGTTTGCGCGCGAATTCTTCGAGACCGACGGCCCGGCCGCGCGCCACGGCAGCGGGGCGCGCTGGCAGAACCGCGAGATCGCGGCGGCGGCACCCGCCGCCAATGCGATGCCCGAGGACACCGCGCGACGTTTCGCCGCGGCCTTCGCGGCGGCGGCCGGCGCCGCGATCGATGTCGCGTCGTGCGAATCCGTGCGTACGACCGACGGACGGTTCGCGGTATCGGTCGGCTGCCGGGTCGGCGATGCGCCGCTGCGGCACGGTGTCGGCCTGCATGCCGATGCGGCGAGCGCCGCGCTCGACGCCGTCGTCAGCGCCATCAACCGTTCGGCCTGGCACTGCACGGACCGCCGCGCGGCGGCCTGA
- the ftsY gene encoding signal recognition particle-docking protein FtsY → MFSFFKRFKKSQEPDPAESQSADAQQADEPSDATPVLEAPPAAAVPQAPAQPAAPAVVMTVTPTNDGRDEVVETVEIVPPPLQDASAKKSWLARLKTGLAKTGSSITGVFVNTKIDEDLYEELEAALLMSDAGVDATEYLLGALREKVRTARLTDPQQVKDALHDLLVELLTPLEKSLMLGRAQPLVMMITGVNGAGKTTSIGKLAKHLQSFDQSVLLAAGDTFRAAAREQLAIWGERNNVTVVQQESGDPAAVIFDAVSAARARKIDVMMADTAGRLPTQLHLMEELKKVKRVISKAHDGAPHEVLLVIDANTGQNALTQVKAFDDALGLTGLIVTKLDGTAKGGILAAIARQRPVPVYFIGVGEKVEDLQPFSAVEFADALLG, encoded by the coding sequence ATGTTCAGTTTCTTCAAACGATTCAAGAAATCGCAGGAGCCCGATCCGGCGGAATCGCAATCGGCCGACGCGCAGCAAGCGGACGAGCCGTCCGATGCGACGCCCGTGCTCGAGGCGCCGCCCGCGGCCGCTGTGCCGCAGGCGCCCGCGCAACCGGCCGCGCCGGCCGTCGTGATGACGGTCACGCCGACCAACGACGGCCGCGACGAAGTCGTCGAGACGGTCGAGATCGTCCCGCCGCCGCTGCAGGACGCCTCCGCGAAGAAGTCGTGGCTCGCGCGCCTGAAAACGGGGCTCGCGAAAACGGGCTCGAGCATCACCGGCGTCTTCGTCAACACGAAGATCGACGAGGACCTGTACGAGGAGCTCGAAGCCGCGCTGCTGATGTCCGACGCGGGTGTCGATGCAACCGAGTACCTGCTCGGCGCGCTGCGCGAAAAAGTGCGCACGGCCCGGCTGACCGATCCGCAACAGGTGAAGGACGCGCTGCACGACCTGCTCGTCGAGCTGCTGACGCCGCTCGAGAAATCGCTGATGCTCGGCCGCGCGCAACCGCTCGTGATGATGATCACCGGCGTGAACGGCGCGGGCAAGACGACCAGCATCGGCAAGCTCGCGAAGCATCTGCAGAGCTTCGACCAGTCGGTGCTGCTGGCCGCGGGCGACACGTTCCGCGCGGCCGCACGCGAGCAGCTCGCGATCTGGGGCGAGCGCAACAACGTGACGGTCGTGCAGCAGGAAAGCGGCGATCCGGCCGCGGTGATCTTCGACGCGGTGAGCGCCGCGCGCGCACGCAAGATCGACGTAATGATGGCCGACACGGCCGGCCGCCTGCCGACGCAGCTCCACCTGATGGAAGAGCTGAAGAAGGTGAAGCGCGTGATTTCGAAGGCGCACGACGGCGCGCCGCACGAAGTGCTGCTGGTGATCGACGCGAACACCGGCCAGAACGCGCTCACGCAGGTGAAGGCATTCGACGACGCGCTCGGCCTCACGGGCCTGATCGTCACGAAGCTCGACGGCACCGCGAAGGGCGGGATCCTCGCCGCGATCGCGCGGCAACGCCCGGTGCCCGTCTACTTCATCGGCGTCGGCGAAAAGGTCGAGGACCTGCAGCCGTTCAGCGCCGTGGAATTCGCGGACGCGCTGCTCGGCTGA
- the maiA gene encoding maleylacetoacetate isomerase yields MKLYSYFRSSASYRVRIALNLKQLPFDYVPVHMLRDGGEQLKDAYRALNPDAVVPTLIDDEATLQQSLAIIEYLEETHPEPALLPTQPVDRAYVRAVALQIACEIHPLNNLRVLKYLKHTLKVPEEAKNAWYRHWIEAGFETLETRLASDPRTGKLCFGDTPTLADVCLVPQVFNANRFSIDTTRYPTIQRIVDHAATLDAFKAAEPGVQPDAE; encoded by the coding sequence ATGAAGCTCTACAGCTATTTCCGCAGTTCCGCGTCGTACCGTGTGCGGATTGCCCTGAACCTGAAGCAGCTGCCGTTCGACTACGTCCCCGTGCACATGCTGCGCGACGGCGGCGAGCAACTGAAGGACGCGTACCGCGCGCTGAATCCGGACGCGGTCGTGCCGACGCTGATCGACGACGAGGCGACGCTGCAGCAGTCGCTCGCGATCATCGAATATCTCGAGGAAACCCATCCCGAGCCCGCGCTGCTGCCGACGCAGCCGGTCGATCGCGCGTATGTGCGCGCGGTCGCGCTGCAGATCGCGTGCGAAATCCATCCGCTCAACAACCTGCGAGTGCTGAAGTACCTGAAGCACACGCTGAAGGTGCCCGAGGAGGCGAAGAACGCGTGGTACCGGCACTGGATCGAGGCAGGTTTCGAGACGCTCGAGACGCGCCTCGCGAGCGATCCGCGCACCGGCAAGCTGTGCTTCGGCGACACGCCGACGCTCGCCGACGTGTGCCTCGTGCCGCAGGTGTTCAATGCGAACCGCTTCTCGATCGATACCACGCGCTATCCGACGATCCAGCGGATCGTCGACCATGCCGCGACGCTCGACGCATTCAAGGCCGCCGAGCCGGGCGTGCAGCCCGACGCGGAATGA